In the genome of Candidatus Electrothrix rattekaaiensis, the window CCTCAACGGAAATCCGGTGGCGACTGACTGGCTGCTCTGTCGTCAGGAGGGTCTGGCTATTTCTGTTATCACCAAAATTGAGGTACGGCCTTACCCGTTTGAAGACGGTGGTAAGCTACAATAGAAAAAACGTGCTACGTCCCCTATTTCCTACATAAAAGAGGTAAAAATATGCGCACAACAGTGAATATTGATGACACCCTGTTTCAGGATGTATTGAACCTGACCAAGGCGAAAAGCAAAACAGAGGCGATCAGAACAGCCCTGAAAGAGTATTTACGGATGAAACGGAAAGAAAAGATATTGGCAATGCGGGGCAAACTGAACATCAAGCCGGAATGGGAGAAACTGCGGCAGGAAGAAATCAGGGAATATGAGGGATACCGGCAGGGCGGCAGGAGATATGGTCGCGGAGCTGATCCGGCTTGACCGGGCATATTTGACAGGCCCGGTTATGGCCGAGCTGCTTCACGGTGCCAGAGGGAAAAAGGAAGCGGCCCAGCTGGATGCTGTTTTTGCAACCATTCCGATTCTGGATGTCAGTCGGGAAGACTGGATTACAACGGGCAGCACCTTACATGCCCTGCGGAAAAAAGGTCTGTCCGTTCCGCTGACCGATGTTCTGATAGCCTCTGTTGCTCAACGGAATAAAATGGCTGTTCTCACCCTGGATAAGCATTTTCAGCATCTTCCGGTTGAGTGCGTTAAGATTTCCTGAAAGTCCGGCGGTTGGATGCAGCACCGTGGTTTCGCAGGGGCAGGCCCCTGTGCCTGCCCTGTCGGAACATACCGGGATGGCGGATGAACAGGGCGAACACGGGGGGCCGCCCCTGCCGAATTCCGAAAATCACCCCGGCCCGTGCCTTATCGTCATTGCGCAGACGGATGGAACGGCGGTGATGGGTGTCCGGGGTTGTATGACATTGTATGACATGGGTATGTATCATTCCACGGTATTGTGGTAGGGGCGTTACGTGTAGGGGCGTTTCGCGAAACGCCCCTACGACGCGACGGAAAGGCATTGCCCCTCTGTTATCACGAATAATGGTACCTGCATGAAATAATAGTAATATACTGATCAGTCACAGCGTAAACCAACCTGTTTGCCTCATCAATTCTGCGGGACCAGAACCCGGATAAGTTCTCCTTTAACGCTTCCGGCTTACCTATTCCTCTAAAGGGATCACGCTTGACCGCATCAATTAGCTTATTGATCCTTTTCAGACTTTTTCTGTCCTGGGATTGCCAGTAGATATAATCCTTCCATGCTTCATCGGTCCAAGCAAGCTGTCTATTCACGAATCAGCTCTCTTTCCTTTATCTGACCGTTGTTATACTGCATGATGGAATTTGTCAAATGTTCGGCATTGGCCGGAGTTTTGAGGAGGTAAAAGGTTTCCATCAGACTATTGAAGACCTCCAACGACATCACAATGGCATCCTCTCGGTCCCGCCTTGAAATAATTGTATAATCTGCATCATC includes:
- a CDS encoding type II toxin-antitoxin system VapB family antitoxin — encoded protein: MRTTVNIDDTLFQDVLNLTKAKSKTEAIRTALKEYLRMKRKEKILAMRGKLNIKPEWEKLRQEEIREYEGYRQGGRRYGRGADPA
- a CDS encoding PIN domain-containing protein; this encodes MVAELIRLDRAYLTGPVMAELLHGARGKKEAAQLDAVFATIPILDVSREDWITTGSTLHALRKKGLSVPLTDVLIASVAQRNKMAVLTLDKHFQHLPVECVKIS
- a CDS encoding Txe/YoeB family addiction module toxin, which translates into the protein MNRQLAWTDEAWKDYIYWQSQDRKSLKRINKLIDAVKRDPFRGIGKPEALKENLSGFWSRRIDEANRLVYAVTDQYITIISCRYHYS
- a CDS encoding type II toxin-antitoxin system prevent-host-death family antitoxin; the protein is MKVVNFSEARNNLKAVLDQVTDDADYTIISRRDREDAIVMSLEVFNSLMETFYLLKTPANAEHLTNSIMQYNNGQIKERELIRE